DNA from Rhizobacter sp. J219:
CGGCTTGGGCGCGTAGCCCTCGGCGGTGTTGCGCAGGCCGGGCTCGGCCGAGAGCACTTCCAGCATCTGCTCCGCATACGGCTGCCAGTCGGTCGCGCAGTGCAGGTAGCCGCCGGGCGCCAGGCGCGTCACGAGCTTGGCGACGAAGGGCGCCTGGATGAGACGGCGCTTGTTGTGCTTCTTCTTGTGCCACGGGTCGGGAAAGAAGATGTGCACGCCGGCCAGCGAGCCGGGGGCGATCATGTGCTCCAGCACCTCGACCGCATCGTGCTGCACGATGCGCAGGTTGGTGAGCTGCTGCTCGTCGATCAGCTTGAGCAGCGCACCGACGCCGGGCGTGTGCACCTCCACGCCGAGGAAGTTCGTGCCTGACAGGGCGCGTGCGATCTCGGCGGTGGCGTGGCCCATGCCGAAGCCGATCTCCAGCACCAGCGGCGCCTCGCGGCCGAAGGCCGCGGCGGCGTCGAGCGGCTGTGGCGCGTAGGGCAGCACGAAGCGCGGGCCCAGGGTTTCGAGCGCGCGGACCTGGCCCGTGCCCATGCGGCCGGCACGCACGACGAAGCTGCGGATGCTGCGCCGGTGTGGAAAGGAAGAGGGGGTGTCGTCGGTCATGGAGAGCCCGCGCCGGATGCGGGGCACGCATTGTGCCTCGCGGGGAGCGTGTGCTCAGGCGGCGTGCCGGTGCGGCTCGTCGTCGCCGAAGACCGAGGCTGAAAACGCCGGCGCGTTGGCCGGGCGCTGGTCGGTGGTCCAGGCCATGAGCTGCTCGGGCGGCAGCGGCCGGGCGATCAGGTAGCCCTGCAGTTCGTCGCACTGCAGCTCGACGAGGATGTCGCGCTGGGCCTCGGTCTCCACCCCTTCGGCCACAACGCTCAGGTCGAGCGCGTGGGCGAGCTTGATCACCGCGTCGACCACGGCGCGGGCGTCGCGGTCGGTGTCGAGGTCGTGGATGAAGCTCTTGTCGATCTTCAGCTGGCGCGCCGGCAGCTTGCGCAGGTAGCTCAGGCTGGAATGGCCGGTGCCGAAGTCGTCGATCGAGAGGTAGACGCCCAGCCGGCCCAGGCCGTCGAGCGCACGCTGCGTGGCCTGGGTGTCTTCCATCGCCATCGACTCGGTGATCTCGCACAGCAGGCGGCTGGCGTCGATGCGGTGGCGCTCGAGTGCGGCGGCGATGCGGTCGACGAGGTCGTCTTGCCGCAGCTGGTGCACCGAGAGGTTGATCGCCACGCGCAGGTGCAGGCCGTGGTCGTCCCAGCAGCGCAGCTGGCGGCAGGCCTCTTCGATCACCCAGTTGCCCAGCTCCTGGATCAGCCCGAAGCGTTCGGCCACCGCGATGAACACCGTCGGCGGCACCGGCCCGCGCTCGGGGTGCTGCCAGCGCAGCAGCGCTTCGGCGCTGTGGATGCGGCCGCTGTGGCTGTCGAGCTTGGGCTGGTAGTGCAGGCTCAGCTGCCCGTTCTTCAAGGCCTGACGAAGGTCGGTCTGCAGCGACAGCTGGTGCAAGGCATCCGAATTCATGTGCGCCTCGAAGAGCGCGTAGGTGTTGCCGCCGGCGCGCTTGGCGGCATACATCGCCGCGTCGGCATGGACCATCAGGCGGTCGCCGGCCCCGTGGTCGGGATGCACGGCGATGCCCACCGAGGCGTTGACCTGCAGGCTGCGCCCCTGGTGTTCGATCGGCTCGCAGACGGTGGCCACCACCCGGCGCGCGAAGGCGGCGGCATCGGTCTCGTCGCGCAGGTCTTCGAGCAGCAGCACGAACTCGTCGCCGCCGATGCGTGCCACGGTGTCGCGCTCGCGGGCCACGTGGCGCAGCCGCTCGGCAATGGCGCGCAGCACGTGGTCGCCGGCGGCATGGCCGAGCGAGTCGTTGACGGGCTTGAAGCCGTCGAGGTCGACGAAGAGCACGGCAAGGCGCGGCTGCGCTTGGCCGCCGTCGCGCTGGCTGCGCGCGAGGGCGTGCTCCAGCCGGTCTTCGAAGAGCAGCCGGTTGGGCAGGCCCGTGAGGGGGTCGAGGAAGGTGCGGCGCTTGAGTTCGTCGTTGGCCGATTGCAGCTCGCTGTTGGCTTGCTTGAGCGAATCCGCCAGGCGCGAGGTCTTGTGCTGCAGGCGGCTGTCGAGCATCGAGGTGAAGAGCGTGAGCGACAGCAGCGCGCCCGAGGCCAGCATCACCATGCCGCCGAGCTGGCTGCCGCCGAGCTGGTTGGCGCTCAGGCACAGGGCGTTGGCGGGAAAGCTGGCGGCGGCCATGCCGGTGTAGTGCATGCCGCTGATGGCCAGGCCCATCACGACCGCGGCGGCAGCCTTGTAGAGCTGGCGTCGGCGCACGCCGTGCACGCCCTGCAGCCCGAAGAAGATGAGCAGCGCCGCCGCGGCGGCGCCGGTGGCGATGGCGGCCGAGGCGGCGATGAGCAGCCCGTTCCAGACGATGCCGGGTGCCATGTCGAGCGCCGCCATGCCGGTGTAGTGCATGGCGCAGATGCCGGCCCCCATCACCAGCGCGCCGGCCGTGATGCGCCAGGCCGCCGCTTCGCCGCGCCCGGCCACGCCGAGCGCGATGCTGCTCACCGCCACGGCGGCGAGCCACGAGAGCAGGGTCATGCCGCCGGTGTAGCCGAGCGTGATCGGCAGCGTGTAGGCCAGCATGCCCACGAAGTGCATGGACCAGATGCCTGTGCCCATCGCGACCGAGCCGCACAGCCACCACAGGCGGGCGGCACGGGTGCCGTTGGCGCGGATGCGCTCGACCAGGTCCAGCGCGACGTACGACGCGAGGAAAGCGATCGAGAGGGAGGCGACGACCACCCAGGGGTCGTAGCTCGGGATCAGGTAGGACATCGGACAGCCGGTTCCGGGTCAGATTCGACACGGCTGTCTTCAGTATCGGCGGCGTGGCAGCTCGCAAGAGGCACCGGGGCCAGATGCGGCCCCGGTGCGTGTGGAATGCCTCACGTCAGACGCGGGGTCGACGCACCCCGCATTCGACGGCTCAGCGGTTGCCTTCCCACAGCTTGAGATCGGGCGCGTAGTTGCCGGCGCCGTAGGCCGCGCAGAAGGCGGTGTTGTTGCCGCGGTAGGTGGGGTCGAGGGCGACCACGGCCGGGCGGATGGCCTGCCAGAAGCGGCCGGGCTCTTCGCCCGACTGGCCGCCGGAGTCCTTCACCACGATCACCATGTCGAGGCCACGGTGCACGATGATGTACTGGCCGCCGAGGCCGGCCGCGAAGAACACGCCAACGTCGTACTGCTGCGCCGGGCAACCCGTCGTGCGGCCGCAGTTCGGTGCGCCCGAGACCGGGCCGTGCGGGTAGCTGCGGTACTGCGGCTTCGGTGCGCAGCTGTCGGCCTCGTTGAGCCAGGTCAGGTAGCCGTAGCGGGTGTTGGCATCCTCGAAAGAGGTGTGGGCCAGGTTGTAGAGGTAGTTCACGTCGACCAGACGCTGGCCGCCCCACACGCCGCCGTTGTTCATCAAGAGGCCCAGGCGCGCCATGTCGCGGATGGTGGTCTGCCAGCTCGTCGCGAAGTTCTTGCTCGACGACGAGGTGCCCCAGGTGGAGTTCTCGAAGCCGAGCGGCTGCGCGAGGTAGCGCGTCCAGAAGGCGCCGATGTTGCTGCCCAGGCGGGTCGTGTCTTGCGCGACGACGGTGTTGACGACGTCGCTCAGGCGGTTGATCGCATCGCTGCCGACGGTGTCGTAGACGAACTCGCGGTTCGGGTAGCTGAGGCTCGACGAGGCGTCGCTCACCATGCCCAGCACGTGGGCGGTGGTGGAGTCGCGGTGGAAGGTGAAGCTGTCGAGCCAGTGGTCGATGCGCTGGAACTCACCCAGCGGGCCGCGCTTGCGGGTGGTGGTGGGCGTGAGGTTGCGCGTCTGGTGGATCAACGCGCCGATGGTCAGTGCGCCCATGGTCTTCGTCGTCGAATAGACCTGGCTGGCCGAATCACGGCCGCTCGGGTAGTACTCGTGGCAGAGCTTGCCGTAGCGCACGATCGCGTACGACAGGCCGAGCGTGCGGTTGGCCTGTTGCAGCGCGCTTGGGTCGAGCTTGCACTCGTTGGCCACGTTGGAGGGCGAGACCAGCGTCCACGGGCCGGTGCCGGGGTCGGTGAGGCTGCCGGTGGGCGGCGGGGTGCCAGTGCGCGTGCCTTCGAGGCGGGCGTTGGTGACGGTGTACGACTCGGTGGAGCTGTTGGCGTTGACGCGGAAGCGGATGTAGAGCGTGGCCTGCCCGGCCGCCGTGGTGGGCAGCGCGAAGGTGGCGGGGCCCGAAGCGCTGGCGCTCGACTCGAGCACGGTGTAGGTGCTGCCGTTGGTCGAGAACTCGACGATGCCAGCCTCACCGGTGTCGAGCCCGGTGGAGCTGCGGCTGAACTGCAGCGTGAGGTTGCTAAAGCCGACCGTGCTGATAGGCGCAGAGCGGATCGCGCCATCGGCGCTGAACAGCGAGGCCGTCATGCGCGCCCCGTAGCTGCCGGTGCTCACGCTGCCGGTGGTGGTGAAGCTGCCGAGCCCGGCGCTGAAAGTCTGGTCGAGCAGCACGTCGGCCTGGGCGGCCGCTGCGGCGAAGGTCAGGCCGAGGCCGCAGAGCAGCCGGCGGGTCGGGAAGGTCATGGAGGTCTCCTTTTGGAACTTTTTGCTGAGGCCGGCAAATATGGATTGCCGTGCAAAAATCGCGGATAGCAATTTCCCGAGGCTGCGTTCTCCGGTGGAAAACGATCGCTCGGTCTCGCGATCCCGGATGAAAGTGCGGGCTTGTATCGAGCGGGCACGGGCGGCATAACCCGAGCAATCACTCACCTATCGGCAGCGCTGCCAGAATCCGCCGCCATGGTCCTTCGACATTGGGTGCTTCTCACCTTCTTGGCGGCTGCCCTGTACGCCCACTTCCGCGGTCGCGAGCGTTTCGAGCTGAAACGTGCGCTCGACTTCACCATCCTGCTGGCGCCGATCAACGCGCTGATGTACCTGTTCTCGCGCGTGCCCGCCTCGGCCTACCTCGACACGCGCGACTTCCCCGAGCTCGCGCCGCTGGCCGCGAACTGGCAGACCATCCGCGACGAAGCCCTGCAGCTGCAGGACAGCGGGCAGATCCGGGCGGCCACCGGCTACAACGACATCGGCTTCAACTCGTTCTTCCGCACCGGCTGGAAGCGCTTCTACCTGAGCTGGTACGGCAAGGACATGCCCTCGGCCAAGGCGCAATGCCCGCAGACGGTGGCGCTGCTCAAGGGCATTCCCAGCATCAAGGCGGCGATGTTTGCCTCGCTGCCACCGGGTGCGCGGCTCACGCGCCACCGCGACCCGTACGCCGGCTCGCTGCGCTACCACCTGGGCCTGGCCACACCCAACGACCCCGGCTGCTACATCGAGGTCGACGGCGAGCGCTACCACTGGCGCGATGGCGAGGCGGTGATGTTCGACGAGACCTACATCCACTACGCCGAGAACACCACCGGGCAGCAGCGGGTGGTGCTGTTCTGCGACGTCGAGCGGCCCCTGCGCACGGCGCCGATGCGCTGGTTCAACCGCTTCTTCGCCACCCACGTGATGGCGGCGGCATCGAGCCAGAACGTGGAGACCGAGGCCGGCACGGTC
Protein-coding regions in this window:
- the trmB gene encoding tRNA (guanosine(46)-N7)-methyltransferase TrmB, translated to MTDDTPSSFPHRRSIRSFVVRAGRMGTGQVRALETLGPRFVLPYAPQPLDAAAAFGREAPLVLEIGFGMGHATAEIARALSGTNFLGVEVHTPGVGALLKLIDEQQLTNLRIVQHDAVEVLEHMIAPGSLAGVHIFFPDPWHKKKHNKRRLIQAPFVAKLVTRLAPGGYLHCATDWQPYAEQMLEVLSAEPGLRNTAEGYAPKPAYRPLTKFENRGLKLGHGVWDLVFVKPPR
- a CDS encoding bifunctional diguanylate cyclase/phosphodiesterase, giving the protein MSYLIPSYDPWVVVASLSIAFLASYVALDLVERIRANGTRAARLWWLCGSVAMGTGIWSMHFVGMLAYTLPITLGYTGGMTLLSWLAAVAVSSIALGVAGRGEAAAWRITAGALVMGAGICAMHYTGMAALDMAPGIVWNGLLIAASAAIATGAAAAALLIFFGLQGVHGVRRRQLYKAAAAVVMGLAISGMHYTGMAAASFPANALCLSANQLGGSQLGGMVMLASGALLSLTLFTSMLDSRLQHKTSRLADSLKQANSELQSANDELKRRTFLDPLTGLPNRLLFEDRLEHALARSQRDGGQAQPRLAVLFVDLDGFKPVNDSLGHAAGDHVLRAIAERLRHVARERDTVARIGGDEFVLLLEDLRDETDAAAFARRVVATVCEPIEHQGRSLQVNASVGIAVHPDHGAGDRLMVHADAAMYAAKRAGGNTYALFEAHMNSDALHQLSLQTDLRQALKNGQLSLHYQPKLDSHSGRIHSAEALLRWQHPERGPVPPTVFIAVAERFGLIQELGNWVIEEACRQLRCWDDHGLHLRVAINLSVHQLRQDDLVDRIAAALERHRIDASRLLCEITESMAMEDTQATQRALDGLGRLGVYLSIDDFGTGHSSLSYLRKLPARQLKIDKSFIHDLDTDRDARAVVDAVIKLAHALDLSVVAEGVETEAQRDILVELQCDELQGYLIARPLPPEQLMAWTTDQRPANAPAFSASVFGDDEPHRHAA
- a CDS encoding serine hydrolase encodes the protein MTFPTRRLLCGLGLTFAAAAAQADVLLDQTFSAGLGSFTTTGSVSTGSYGARMTASLFSADGAIRSAPISTVGFSNLTLQFSRSSTGLDTGEAGIVEFSTNGSTYTVLESSASASGPATFALPTTAAGQATLYIRFRVNANSSTESYTVTNARLEGTRTGTPPPTGSLTDPGTGPWTLVSPSNVANECKLDPSALQQANRTLGLSYAIVRYGKLCHEYYPSGRDSASQVYSTTKTMGALTIGALIHQTRNLTPTTTRKRGPLGEFQRIDHWLDSFTFHRDSTTAHVLGMVSDASSSLSYPNREFVYDTVGSDAINRLSDVVNTVVAQDTTRLGSNIGAFWTRYLAQPLGFENSTWGTSSSSKNFATSWQTTIRDMARLGLLMNNGGVWGGQRLVDVNYLYNLAHTSFEDANTRYGYLTWLNEADSCAPKPQYRSYPHGPVSGAPNCGRTTGCPAQQYDVGVFFAAGLGGQYIIVHRGLDMVIVVKDSGGQSGEEPGRFWQAIRPAVVALDPTYRGNNTAFCAAYGAGNYAPDLKLWEGNR
- a CDS encoding aspartyl/asparaginyl beta-hydroxylase domain-containing protein is translated as MVLRHWVLLTFLAAALYAHFRGRERFELKRALDFTILLAPINALMYLFSRVPASAYLDTRDFPELAPLAANWQTIRDEALQLQDSGQIRAATGYNDIGFNSFFRTGWKRFYLSWYGKDMPSAKAQCPQTVALLKGIPSIKAAMFASLPPGARLTRHRDPYAGSLRYHLGLATPNDPGCYIEVDGERYHWRDGEAVMFDETYIHYAENTTGQQRVVLFCDVERPLRTAPMRWFNRFFATHVMAAASSQNVETEAGTVGGINRFFRHLYALRLKAKAVKASNRRLYYVGKWVLIVGLLWLMFW